ATCCAAAAATATATTGGAAATTTAAAATCAAATCCTGCCGTAAAAGAAACTTTCGCAGATCATAATATTGGTCCTAAAAAAGGAAAAACAGTAGTGCATTTCAAGCGTCCTATGGAAGTAGCTAAAAGTACTGTTTACTTGAATTTGACTGGAAAAACAGAATATACAAAAGAAAATGCCATGACGATGTATATCATTGGAGAGCTCCTTTCAAAACGTTTCTTGCAGACTATTAGAGAAGAAGAAGGCGGAAGCTACGGCGTAAACGTTGGAGGCAATCTGGAATTGATTCCAAAACCATCCTTTAGCCTTGCTTTGACTTTTGACTGTAATCCCGATAAGCAAGAAAAATTAATGCAGATTGTCTGGAAAGAAATCAATGATTTAAAATCGAATCCAGTTAATGCAAATGATTTGGAAGATATTAAAAAAGCTTTATTGAAAAACAGAGAAGAATCGCTTAAAACGAATACTTTCTGGGCAACAACGCTGTACAATTACAGTTTAAATCAGATTCCGTTTTCAACAGATGAAGAATATAAAAATTTAATTTCTAAAATTAATCAGAAAACTATTCAGCAGTTTAGTAAGCACGTTTTGGATAGTTCTAGTAGCGTCGAAGTTATTATGAATCCTGAAAGCCAATCAGGAAAATAAAAAACTTTAGCATACATTTTTATTTTAATTAGTCATTAAAGGTTGTCTTTCCAGACAGCCTTTTTTGTTTTTTGGCTTTTTTTTAATCTCAACTTAAAAAGTTAATTCACATTATTGGGTAAATGCATAAAAAATGTTTCTAAACAAAAGCATGACCTTTACAAAATTCTGATTTGACTCCTTTTTATTATTTAATTCTCTCTTTACCCCCAATAAAAATAGGCCTCAACAAAATTTATCTGTGTTTTTCTGAGAGAAAATAACTTATAAACAACTGTATATCAAAAATTTATTTATCTTTAACATTCCCTCAATCTAAACTCAGATTTAAAATCTGCAACAGCCTAACCATCTAAATTTTATATTATGAAATGGTTTGTCAATTTAGGTTTTTCGTTTAAAAACAAGGTCTCGGAACAAAATATCCAGCAGGATGCAGCTGACTTAGAAAAAGGAAAAGAACTTTATCTTTCAAGCCAATTTTCTGAGGCTTTGTCTTATCTGGACAACGCTGTAAACTCTGGATTTAACAGTACAGTATATGAACTTAGGGCAAAATGTTTTCAAAAACTGAATTATCATTATAAAGCTATTGATGATTTTGATAAAGTGATTGAAGACAATCCGCTTGAGTTTTCTTACTACTACAGTCGAGCCGTTTCTAAAAATGCCATTTCTGATATTACAGGTCAAATTGAAGACCTTCAAAACTGCATCTATTACTACAAGAAAAATAAAAATATAGAAAGCCGTATTTTAAAAAATCTTGAAACTGATTTGATAACAGCTGGGGATTATATTGAAAGCGTAAAAAATACGATTGCATCTGTTCCCAATAATTCTTACTTAGAAATAAAAAATCTCATTAACGAATGTTTACTTCAAATAAAAAGAATCCGACTTAAAAGCAGAAGATTTAAAACACCAAAAAACGAAGAAATTCTTTTAAGAAGCTAAGGCTTGATCCTTAATTCAATTTTCATTCTTCTTTCAGGATTGAAAATTTTTATTAAAAATGCACAGCTCTGAACTTCACTTCCATCCATCTAAAGTTTCATTTCTTTTTGCTTATTTTTGTAAAAATGCAATAATCAAATGAAACGTTCCGGAACGGCAGATTTACCTTTACATTACGGCCAAGTCCCGTTGTGGCTTTCTGAGCGAATGGCTAAACTTGGTTTTGCAATTGTCGAAACGATTGCTTTAGAATTTTCTACTTCAGAGGTAATCAGCAAACTCAGCAATCCTTTTTGGTTTCAAAGTTTTGGCGCCGTAATGGGAATGGATTGGCATTCGTCTGGAATTACAACTTCTGTACTCGGAGCTTTAAAGAAATCGGTTAATCCGCATTCAAAAGAATTGGGAATTTATATCTGCGGAGGAAAAGGCAAAAATTCACTTTTGACTCCTCAAGAACTTTTATTTGTGGGAGAAAAAACAGGGCTTGACGGAAATAATCTAGCCAACTGCAGCCGACTAACCGCAAAAGTAGACAATACAGCCATTCAAGACGGTTTTCAATTGTATCAGCATAATTTTATTGTAGACAACAAAGGACAATGGGCGGTTATACAGCAAGGAATGAATCCGTATTCTAAAACTGCCAGAAGATACCATTGGCATTCGCCCGATTTAAAATCTTTTATAAATGAACCTCATACGTTTATTTATGGCGAAAATCAAGGTACAATCCTAAATCTGACTGCTCAAGCCGCAGAAAAATCGAGAGAAGGAATTTTAGAACTGGTCAAAGAATCTCCAACTAAAATCATAAAAGAAATGCAGCATCTTACTATGCCTGATCATCATGATGTTAGAATGGAAGATGTCAACATGAAAAGGCTCGGCGCAATGCTGTGGACAACTCATGAAAATAAACCAGAAGATTTTGAAGAATTATTACTTTTAAAAGGAATGGGGCCAAGAGCTTTGCAGTCTTTAGCATTGGTCAGTGAAATAATTTACGGCACTCCCACCCGATTTGAAGATC
This portion of the Flavobacterium panacagri genome encodes:
- a CDS encoding DUF763 domain-containing protein — protein: MKRSGTADLPLHYGQVPLWLSERMAKLGFAIVETIALEFSTSEVISKLSNPFWFQSFGAVMGMDWHSSGITTSVLGALKKSVNPHSKELGIYICGGKGKNSLLTPQELLFVGEKTGLDGNNLANCSRLTAKVDNTAIQDGFQLYQHNFIVDNKGQWAVIQQGMNPYSKTARRYHWHSPDLKSFINEPHTFIYGENQGTILNLTAQAAEKSREGILELVKESPTKIIKEMQHLTMPDHHDVRMEDVNMKRLGAMLWTTHENKPEDFEELLLLKGMGPRALQSLALVSEIIYGTPTRFEDPARFSFAHGGKDGHPFPVPVKIYDETIDTLQRAINRAKIGNNDKIDAIRKLSEISRKAEQSFTPNSNFDALIQRERDESYKYGGKTVFGDAKPPKKKPINPNNQLELF